CTGCGGCCGGGTCTACCATCTACAGGGGCAGGAGCTCTGGCTTTTCCCCACCGCCGCGGAACTCGCCGCCCTCGATCCTGACACTCTCCACGCGCTGCAGTTCACCGGAAGCAAAAGCCGCTCCGTTGTCGAGCTGGCTCGCCGCTTCCTGGCTGAACCGCGCTGGGAAGCCCTCGCCGGCACTGACGAGGAGGTCGTTGCCGAGCTGTGCACGCTCAGGGGCGTGGGCCGCTGGACCGCGGAATACAGCGCCATGATGGGCCTGGGACTGGTTGATACCCTACCCGCCGCCGATATCGGCCTGATGCGCATGGTGCAGCGGGTCTACGGCCTGGCCGAACGGCCCGGTGAAAAACTGGTGCGTGAAATCGGCCGGGACTGGTCTCCCTGGCGCGGATTGGTTACATTTTATCTCTGGCATCAGGAAGATACCGGGAATTAGGAGGTCGTCATGCTCGCCTGCGATCGTTTCACGACACCTATCGGCGAAATCACCATCGTGAAGAGTGCCCGGGGTGTCTGTTATATCGGCCTGCCGTCCCCGCCTATGGCCCAGGTTGAAGCCTGGGTGCGCCGCCATTTCCCCGGCGAATCCTTACGGCCTGCTGCTGGACCCTTCGACCGGGAACGCAGCGAGCTGAGCGAATATATCGCTGGCCGCCGGATGACCTTCACCTTTCCCCTGGACCACCGCAATACCCCCTTCGCCCTCCAGGCGCTGGTGGAAGTCAGCCGCGTACCCTATGGTAAGACCGCCACTTACGGAGATATCGCCCGCCGGGTTGGTCAGCCC
This genomic window from Candidatus Neomarinimicrobiota bacterium contains:
- a CDS encoding methylated-DNA--[protein]-cysteine S-methyltransferase yields the protein MLACDRFTTPIGEITIVKSARGVCYIGLPSPPMAQVEAWVRRHFPGESLRPAAGPFDRERSELSEYIAGRRMTFTFPLDHRNTPFALQALVEVSRVPYGKTATYGDIARRVGQPRAARAVGQALAANPLALAIPCHRIVGRDGSLTGYGGGLALKKQLLQLEARAK